A single Amphiura filiformis chromosome 8, Afil_fr2py, whole genome shotgun sequence DNA region contains:
- the LOC140159181 gene encoding uncharacterized protein: protein MDVIFGHCWRCENAITREVNCRQCGVAKYCSDTCCRRDQYRHQPECEEWRPKQCSNPTCTSDSRQSLKECTSCNEASYCGKICQKAHWKDHKHKCRERAQEIRMKGAALQSYFKQRRGIPLAVPYYFGNTLAVDMLNVQANECSCEQEPGDKDPLKSDYFILSAGCGNLRNWIHTVASLPAEFSGKLHTFLNDFDPFVQARNVLQLYMMVMHRDEDNIATSITNIYYSLKLSAKDYNLLVNCLTALQDLTATGLNEITGGVIRLTDADMAPMREVWQSWLNLECRKGHPNYIDLHKQRQEGFRNSPDAAEGIKVYKTELPDEFVQSYDDYLATGNFQPLGSKRDDLQYDNPTLTGYRHPYLGGVDMGEVQRILASPKKLEFVYCIEENMNPFGSWDYLKVKKNHYHISMIVMFHGYITDQIQQVLKCLKAGLLTVSFVVWNCLELSVRLNPELCKVDRIFTSNMADYAGTQPLLKVMTPYLNRGNKCSVIVTQYRHWYALFPDARITSPETAGEDRIEVMSNCIAAAVKDTHIDTKESSLNNSRLMSVECKKAMARGSFFFQEYFNYMIYFVNYLRAEYVAFNEPLEDVSDELRNVVNMQNAFEHLGLGRDVACIPKAASLGASTTKPLPPPSFQEVKHTEGLKLRDFRRGELNKVAPYRYRRNVRRVNLLRGMQRMLEWYIP from the exons ATGGATGTTATATTTGGTCATTGTTGGCGATGTGAGAATGCCATCACACGAGAAGTGAATTGTCGTCAATGTGGTGTAGCCAAGTACTGTTCAGATACATGTTGTCGTCGAGATCAATACAGGCATCAGCCAGAGTGTGAGGAATGGAGACCAAAACAATGCAGTAATCCAACATGTACCAGCGATTCTCGCCAGTCATTAAAAGAG TGCACCTCGTGCAACGAAGCTTCATACTGCGGTAAAATTTGCCAAAAGGCACACTGGAAAGACCACAAACACAAGTGTCGGGAACGCGCCCAAGAAATACGCATGAAAGGTGCAGCCCTACAGAGCTATTTTAAACAGCGGCGTGGCATTCCGTTGGCTGTTCCATATTACTTCGGTAATACCCTAGCAGTCGATATGCTCAACGTTCAGGCAAATGAGTGCAGTTGTGAGCAGGAACCAGGTGACAAAGATCCTCTGAAAAGCGACTACTTCATTTTATCAGCCGGTTGTGGTAATTTACGAAATTGGATCCATACGGTAGCGTCTCTACCAGCCGAGTTTTCAGGCAAGCTGCACACCTTTCTCAATGATTTTGATCCGTTTGTGCAAGCCCGAAACGTGTTGCAGCTCTACATGATGGTCATGCACCGAGATGAAGATAATATTGCCACAAGTATCACAAATATCTATTACTCGCTTAAACTTTCTGCAAAGGACTACAACTTACTTGTAAATTGTCTGACGGCACTTCAAGATCTTACAGCCACTGGTTTGAATGAGATAACTGGAGGCGTCATACGACTTACAGATGCAGACATGGCTCCGATGAGAGAGGTATGGCAATCATGGCTAAATCTAGAATGCCGCAAAGGTCATCCCAACTACATTGATCTTCACAAACAAAGGCAGGAAGGGTTTAGAAACTCCCCAGATGCAGCTGAAGGTATTAAAGTGTACAAGACAGAGCTTCCAGATGAGTTTGTGCAATCGTATGACGATTATCTTGCAACTGGAAACTTCCAGCCACTTGGATCAAAACGTGACGATCTTCAATATGACAACCCAACGTTGACTGGCTACAGACATCCGTACCTTGGAGGTGTTGATATGGGCGAAGTACAGAGGATTCTCGCATCTCCGAAGAAGTTAGAGTTTGTATACTGTATTGAGGAGAATATGAATCCGTTTGGTTCATGGGATTATCTGAAAGTAAAGAAGAACCACTACCACATATCAATGATAGTTATGTTCCATGGATACATCACGGATCAGATACAACAAGTGTTGAAATGCTTAAAAGCTGGTCTTCTTACCGTTTCCTTTGTTGTATGGAATTGCCTCGAGCTATCTGTAAGACTTAATCCAGAACTGTGCAAAGTTGATCGCATCTTTACGTCCAACATGGCGGACTACGCGGGAACACAGCCGTTGCTCAAAGTCATGACGCCTTACCTGAATCGAGGAAATAAATGCTCGGTGATTGTCACTCAGTACCGGCATTGGTATGCGTTGTTTCCAGATGCGAGGATAACTAGTCCTGAAACTGCAGGCGAAGATCGAATTGAAGTCATGTCTAATTGCATAGCTGCAGCCGTGAAAGACACCCACATCGACACAAAGGAATCATCTTTGAACAATTCCAGGCTCATGAGTGTCGAGTGCAAGAAAGCAATGGCACGCGGATCGTTTTTCTTTCAAGAGTATTTCAACTACATGATTTACTTCGTCAATTACTTGAGAGCAGAGTATGTAGCATTCAACGAACCTCTTGAAGACGTCAGTGATGAGTTACGAAATGTTGTCAACATGCAGAACGCATTTGAGCATTTAGGATTAGGACGTGATGTAGCTTGCATTCCCAAAGCGGCATCACTGGGAGCCTCAACCACCAAGCCGCTGCCACCGCCATCCTTTCAGGAGGTGAAACACACGGAAGGCTTGAAACTTCGTGATTTTAGGCGCGGAGAACTGAACAAAGTTGCTCCTTATCGGTACCGTCGAAACGTACGTCGAGTAAACTTACTTCGTGGTATGCAGCGAATGTTGGAATGGTACATCCCATGA